A window of Phycisphaeraceae bacterium genomic DNA:
GTACGCCACGAGCTGGCCCGGACCGTGATAGGTGACGTCCCCGCCACGGTCGGTGATGGCTAGATCGATACCGAGGCGTTGACGCTGCGCCTCACTGGCGAGGACGTGGGCGTGGTACGCGGGTCGATCGGGCAGCGTGATGACCGGCGGGTGCTCGACCAGCAGCAACTGCTCTGGCTCGCCAGCCTCGACTGTCTCGTGAACAGATCGTTGCTGATCGAGTGACTCGGCGTATCCAAGACGCCCGAGCCATTGCACCACGAGGGAGGTTGGTTGGGTCTCTGCGGTCATCGCCATAGCCTATGATGGGTCCACCTCAAGCACCCCTCAAGTGAAGCATTTTTTTGGCCAACATCCACCCCACCGCCCTGGTCGATCCGAAAGCCACCCTCGCTGACGATGCCGAGATCGGCCCGTGGTGCCGGATCGAGGGCGATGTCCGGATCGGCTCGGGCACGCGGCTGATCTCGAACGTCCATCTCGAAGGCCCGCTGCGTGTCGGCGACAACAACACCATCTACCCCAACGTCTGCCTGGGCTTCGCGGCGCAGGATCGAAAGTACGACCCGACCACGCCGGGGGCAGGCGTGACCATCGGAGACCACAACATCCTCCGCGAGGGCGTGACCATCCACCGGGCGACAGGGGATCACCCGACCGCCCTCGGCTCCGACAACTACCTGATGGTCAACAGTCACCTCGGCCACGATGTGATCGTCGGCGACCGGTGCAACCTCGCCAATGGCGTGCTGCTTGGGGGTCATGTGATCGTCCAGAATGACGTGACCATCGGCGGGGGCACCGCGGTGCACCAGAACTGCCGTCTCGGTCGCCGATCGATGGTCGCGGGTGTGATCGCCGTGATCCAGGATGTGCTGCCGTTCTGCGTGGTGTTCCACACCCGCGAGATCATCGGCCTGAACCTGATCGGTCTTCGCCGCGCTGGCATGCGTGATGAGATCCGACCACTCAAGCAGGCTCTGGCGTACGCCGGCAGCTCAGGCCTGAGCAACAAGGCCGCTTCCGAGCGCATCCGCGCCGAGTTGGCCGATCACTCGACCTGCCTGGAGATGGCGGACTTCATCGAATCGACCCAGCGCGGCATCAGCCCGTTTAGCAAGTCGTCTCGAAGCGCAGCGGACTCGGACTGATTACACCTTCAGGTCGGCCTCGTATCCCAGACTCTCCGCGTAGCGCTGGCGGATCGGCGTCACCACCTCGGCGATGAAGTGCTCGACCTGCTCCGGGGCCCGGCCGATGAAGCGCTGGGTGTCCATCGCCAGCCCCAGATCGACCTGCTTGAAGAGATCATCACTCCGCAGCCGCTCGATGAGGTCGTTCGCAACGCCTTCTTCTTTAACGCGTCTCGCGGCCGCCATGCTGTGCTGGCGGATGGATTCGTGGGCGTCCTGCCGATCGACGCCGTGTCGCGCTGCGGCCATGAGAATCTCTTCGGTCGCCATGAACGGAAGCTCGGCCTCGAGGTTGGCTCGGATCACCTGCGGGTAGACGACCAGACCGGACGCGACGTTGTTAAGCAGGTCGAGGACGCCGTCGATGGCCAGGAAAGGCTCGGGCAGGGTGAGTCGCCGGGCCGAGGAGTCGTCAAGGGTCCGTTCCATCCACTGCTCTGCTGCGGTGACAAACGGCGTCTGAACCATGCCGATGACAAACCGGCTGAGCCCGCAGATGCGCTCGCTGCGCATCGGATTCCGCTTGTATGCCATCGCAGAGGAACCTATCTGGTCGGCCTCAAAGGGCTCCTCGATCTCCTTGCGTGACGCGAGCAGGCGCAGGTCGGTTGCGCACTTCTGCGCCGCCGCCGCGACGGCACCGAGGCTCGCACCGATCTGCCCATCGATCACCCGGGGGTACGTCTGGCCCGAGATCGGCAGCAGGCGATCGACAGGCCAGCCCAGCTTCTGTGTGACGAGTCGATCGAGCGCCTCGACCCGTCGGTGCGCCTCGGCTTCATCGACACCCTCGACAGCTCGAAACAGCGCGAGGAACGACGCCTGAGTCCCGGTGGTTCCCTTGACGCCCCGGAAGGGCAGCCGATCAAGCCGATGCTCGATCTCTTCGAGCGTGATTGCCAGGTCCTGAGCCCACAGCGCCGCGCGCTTGCCTACGGTCGTCGGCTGGGCGGGCTGGAGGTGGGTGAAGCCCAGCGTCGCCAGGTCCTTGTGCTCCTGAGCGAACCGCGCAAGCTTGTCGATGGCGGACGCGAGCTTGTTGGCGACAATGCCCAGGGCTTCGCGGAGCAGCAGCAGTTCGGTGTTGCAGTTGATGAACTGCGAGGTCGCCCCGAGGTGGATGATGCCCCGGGCCTCGGGGGCCGCGTCACCGAAGGCGTGGACGTGGGCCATCACGTCGTGGCGGAGCTTCTTCTCGTAGGTCTCGGCAGCGGTCAGGTCGATCGACTCGACATTCTTCCTTAGCGCCTCGACCTGATCCCGGCTGACCGGCAGGCCCAAATCGTGCTCGGCCTCAGCGAGAACCACCCACAAACGCCGCCAGGTCGTGAACTTCCGCCGGGGCGACCAGACCGCCTGCATCGCCGCAGAGGCATTGCGCGAGGCCAGCGGGGAGACATATCGATCCTCAAGATTCATAGACCTGCCCGTTTTCTTACAGTATTCAGTCTGACCGCACGCCGCGGCGGGCCCATCGTAGCCGCTCGCCCCTCGCCTCCGCACCCTATGACCCACCAAGACGACCAAGGTCATCTCAACGCGATCCGTAGCGGAGACCGAACCCGCCTGACCCCCCTGCTGCGCGCCCACCAACGTCGGCTCTATACGCTCTGCCTGCGGGTCCTTGGCCACCACGAGGACGCCGCCGACGCCGCTCAGGACGCCTTGATCCAGATCATCGAGAACATCGATCGCTTCGAGGGCCGTTCCCAACTCTCGACGTGGATGTCACGGATCGCCATCAACCGGGCCCTGACGCTGCTGCGCAAGCGAAAGAGCCGACCGACGCTCCAGCTCACCGGGCCGGGTGACAGCGATCGCCCCGATCTGGCGCTGGCCGATTCCCGGGAACCTGACCCGACCTTGCGCGTCGA
This region includes:
- the lpxA gene encoding acyl-ACP--UDP-N-acetylglucosamine O-acyltransferase, whose product is MANIHPTALVDPKATLADDAEIGPWCRIEGDVRIGSGTRLISNVHLEGPLRVGDNNTIYPNVCLGFAAQDRKYDPTTPGAGVTIGDHNILREGVTIHRATGDHPTALGSDNYLMVNSHLGHDVIVGDRCNLANGVLLGGHVIVQNDVTIGGGTAVHQNCRLGRRSMVAGVIAVIQDVLPFCVVFHTREIIGLNLIGLRRAGMRDEIRPLKQALAYAGSSGLSNKAASERIRAELADHSTCLEMADFIESTQRGISPFSKSSRSAADSD
- the purB gene encoding adenylosuccinate lyase codes for the protein MNLEDRYVSPLASRNASAAMQAVWSPRRKFTTWRRLWVVLAEAEHDLGLPVSRDQVEALRKNVESIDLTAAETYEKKLRHDVMAHVHAFGDAAPEARGIIHLGATSQFINCNTELLLLREALGIVANKLASAIDKLARFAQEHKDLATLGFTHLQPAQPTTVGKRAALWAQDLAITLEEIEHRLDRLPFRGVKGTTGTQASFLALFRAVEGVDEAEAHRRVEALDRLVTQKLGWPVDRLLPISGQTYPRVIDGQIGASLGAVAAAAQKCATDLRLLASRKEIEEPFEADQIGSSAMAYKRNPMRSERICGLSRFVIGMVQTPFVTAAEQWMERTLDDSSARRLTLPEPFLAIDGVLDLLNNVASGLVVYPQVIRANLEAELPFMATEEILMAAARHGVDRQDAHESIRQHSMAAARRVKEEGVANDLIERLRSDDLFKQVDLGLAMDTQRFIGRAPEQVEHFIAEVVTPIRQRYAESLGYEADLKV
- a CDS encoding sigma-70 family RNA polymerase sigma factor, which translates into the protein MTHQDDQGHLNAIRSGDRTRLTPLLRAHQRRLYTLCLRVLGHHEDAADAAQDALIQIIENIDRFEGRSQLSTWMSRIAINRALTLLRKRKSRPTLQLTGPGDSDRPDLALADSREPDPTLRVEQEEQTRQLANALNALEERFRVVLVLRDIEGMNYDEIATTTGLAIGTVKSRIFRARLALRQALDDAETRSDQREGAHG